A single window of Aspergillus puulaauensis MK2 DNA, chromosome 5, nearly complete sequence DNA harbors:
- a CDS encoding ATP-binding protein (COG:O;~EggNog:ENOG410PFZ9;~InterPro:IPR041569,IPR003959,IPR027417,IPR003593, IPR003960;~PFAM:PF00004,PF17862;~go_function: GO:0005524 - ATP binding [Evidence IEA];~go_function: GO:0016887 - ATPase activity [Evidence IEA]), translating into MQQGRLLCSLVRPCRFVAHRRYPAVVTSPLRRFHLSQARCSSTPSDPKDSRDPISENLPGGISTLNGGHSPNEPHAAVETPVEQPSTKESGPYGSAIRRALRNRKRTKEVAIPTVSVPDWFRQRNTVLSEESTRETQRQVNIRTITPDGKASADGKASGGSGDEPPAGDDCVDTQNRYALTDALWEELCASARAGLRLPPAKYATEPSTRKSHLGLHYPGTDGILFLDAVIKRLADELSADVMTLNAQDIAQLCTEQDLADTGRTSPIRLLGYEVYRPSISDAWRESSEGINDEEEGDTDTMIPRNFRQDGRPKFITIENSREPGDIPLPNLFGLKGLVAAINPSDSSAGATSQPSFDRSEERRLQLLHKLLSSPGKLSQQPTIQNTANEEPPSDSDSPQPEQTRDIIVQVQDCVDIQNTREGSRFLNLLLKVIQDRRKDGHRVLFIGTAAQDVSPDSDSSSLLQTAFDDQYSQTVLVTPAMKAEATEKTFAEDRRKRTLDINIRHLQSMLRTRLEEQPSAVKDEVFQTTSWPLEEPLVKDSGLDERYWSYNQVHWATTLALGSLRGDEVFGFEHIQRALKMIQKTDSIRDEWLQERTPKPKPNETDNNRERLISSLRKSCNSHEKKLLNGVVDAKSIRTTFADVHVPPETIDALKTLTSLSLIRPEAFTYGVLATDKIPGLLLYGPPGTGKTMLAKAVARESGATVLEVSGSEVYDMYVGEGEKNVRAIFTLAKKLSPCVVFVDEADAIFCSRTGASSRTSHRELINQFLREWDGMNDTSTFIMVATNRPFDLDDAVLRRLPRRLLVDLPTEQDRHAILKIHLKEEILEPSVDLAELARRTPLYSGSDLKNLCVAAALACVREENSLAQQHTGEGAYQYPERRTLTRTHFTRGMEEISASISEDMSSLSAVRKFDEQYGDRKGRRKKSPGWGFATHVSDDAAASDAARVRT; encoded by the coding sequence ATGCAACAGGGTAGGCTCCTCTGCTCACTCGTACGACCCTGCCGTTTTGTTGCGCATCGCCGATATCCCGCAGTTGTCACATCTCCGTTGCGACGCTTCCACCTCTCGCAGGCTAGGTGCTCGTCCACACCTTCTGACCCCAAGGACAGCCGAGACCCAATTTCCGAAAACCTCCCGGGCGGAATCTCAACCCTCAATGGCGGCCACAGTCCGAACGAACCCCATGCGGCGGTTGAGACGCCAGTAGAACAGCCAAGCACAAAAGAGTCAGGCCCTTACGGTTCGGCGATACGGAGAGCACTCAGGAATAGAAAACGCACTAAAGAAGTTGCTATTCCGACTGTCTCAGTCCCTGACTGGTTTCGCCAACGGAATACAGTACTCAGCGAGGAGAGCACAAGGGAGACGCAACGGCAGGTGAACATCCGCACCATCACACCGGATGGTAAAGCTTCTGCGGATGGTAAAGCTTCTGGTGGTAGCGGAGACGAGCCCCCTGCAGGAGATGATTGTGTTGACACCCAAAACCGCTATGCGTTGACGGACGCCTTATGGGAAGAGCTATGCGCCTCCGCCAGGGCTGGTTTACGACTACCGCCAGCAAAATATGCCACTGAGCCTTCAACACGCAAGTCGCACCTTGGCCTCCACTATCCGGGCACCGATGGGATCTTGTTTTTAGACGCGGTAATAAAACGTCTCGCGGACGAGCTCAGCGCCGACGTAATGACGCTCAACGCGCAAGACATCGCCCAGCTCTGCACCGAGCAGGATTTAGCGGATACAGGTAGAACCTCACCCATCCGATTGCTTGGCTACGAGGTGTACCGACCATCAATATCGGATGCGTGGCGGGAGTCTAGCGAGGGAATaaatgatgaagaggaaggcgACACGGACACGATGATTCCACGGAACTTCCGCCAGGACGGTAGACCGAAGTTCATAACAATCGAGAACTCTCGCGAACCTGGAGATATTCCCCTTCCCAACTTATTCGGCCTCAAGGGCTTGGTCGCGGCAATCAATCCATCAGACAGTTCGGCCGGCGCCACATCCCAGCCGTCTTTCGATCGATCTGAAGAACGGAGACTTCAACTTTTGCATAAGCTTCTCTCATCTCCTGGAAAACTCTCACAGCAACCAACTATTCAAAATACAGCCAATGAAGAGCCACCTAGCGACTCTGACAGTCCGCAACCGGAACAGACGCGTGATATTATTGTTCAGGTCCAAGATTGCGTCGACATACAGAATACCCGTGAAGGTTCCAGGTTCTTAAATCTGTTACTTAAGGTTATTCAAGATCGCCGGAAGGACGGACATCGGGTTCTATTTATTGGCACTGCGGCTCAAGACGTTTCCCCTGATTCTGATTCCTCAAGCCTACTGCAAACTGCGTTCGATGATCAGTACTCCCAGACGGTCCTTGTCACGCCGGCCATGAAAGCTGAAGCTACGGAAAAGACCTTCGCGGAAGATCGAAGAAAACGGACCTTAGATATCAACATTCGACACCTTCAGAGCATGCTCCGGACACGGCTTGAGGAGCAGCCTTCGGCAGTGAAGGATGAAGTTTTCCAAACAACTTCTTGGCCGCTAGAAGAGCCTCTTGTGAAAGATTCGGGTCTCGATGAGCGGTATTGGTCGTATAATCAGGTACACTGGGCGACAACACTTGCCCTTGGAAGCCTTCGTGGGGATGAGGTGTTTGGATTTGAGCACATTCAGCGTGCGCTCAAAATGATACAGAAGACAGATTCTATCAGAGACGAGTGGCTGCAAGAACGAACGCCGAAACCCAAGCCCAACGAAACAGACAACAATCGTGAGCGGTTGATTTCCTCTCTCCGCAAAAGTTGCAACTCACACGAGAAAAAGCTGTTGAATGGCGTTGTTGACGCAAAAAGCATTCGCACTACCTTTGCGGATGTGCATGTTCCGCCCGAGACAATTGACGCGTTGAAAACCCTCACTTCGCTATCGCTTATTCGTCCGGAGGCGTTTACCTATGGCGTATTAGCTACTGACAAGATCCCGGGCTTACTTCTTTACGGACCTCCGGGTACTGGAAAGACTATGCTTGCAAAGGCTGTGGCTCGTGAAAGTGGAGCAACGGTGCTCGAAGTCAGCGGGTCTGAAGTGTACGATATGTATGTTGGTGAAGGGGAGAAGAACGTCAGGGCCATTTTTACCCTGGCCAAGAAGCTTAGTCCTTGCGTCGTCTTCGTAGATGAAGCAGACGCCATCTTTTGCTCCCGTACTGGGGCCAGCAGCCGCACATCCCATCGGGAACTGATCAATCAATTCTTGCGAGAGTGGGATGGGATGAATGACACGTCTACGTTTATCATGGTTGCCACAAACAGGCCATTTGATCTAGACGATGCGGTGCTCCGTCGCCTCCCAAGGCGATTACTTGTGGACCTTCCCACCGAACAAGACCGTCACGCAATCCTAAAGATTCATctgaaagaagaaatcctAGAACCTTCTGTCGACCTCGCGGAATTGGCACGTCGCACACCGCTATACTCCGGCTCTGATTTGAAAAACCTCTGCGTCGCAGCTGCGTTGGCCTGTGTACGGGAGGAAAACAGTTTGGCTCAGCAACATACGGGAGAAGGTGCATACCAGTATCCCGAAAGGCGAACCTTGACACGGACACATTTCACCCGCGGTATGGAAGAGATCAGTGCTTCCATCAGCGAAGACATGTCATCACTTTCCGCGGTCCGTAAGTTCGACGAGCAGTATGGAGATCGCAAGGGCCGGCGCAAGAAGAGTCCCGGATGGGGATTCGCAACGCATGTCAGTGATGACGCTGCTGCATCCGACGCCGCAAGAGTGCGAACGTGA
- a CDS encoding DUF4050 domain-containing protein (COG:S;~EggNog:ENOG410PSZ6;~InterPro:IPR025124;~PFAM:PF13259), with translation MSDESRDEAIREAKRYVRDVVQNDWSFEFSAKPGAPPPKYPANPEPTEVLEWRIREYDSSGSELEPQFSPVASPGPLEGGDAFDGFSGALSSVSSEETRHTERRRKRRRQMEEEMSWNEGLRTWVERRDAWSGAQSRKQVKAWERKQRSVSATGTELEGNTATPDSDIQNTSGFLNSNPVAVPATRETSNLASKTDALNITRKEDDARRIHDNDVQPSLAGQITVNDATQAEITTSPITEIADLSKPLSASAAIPAASPSTSSTSSSPSSDTFHDPLIPVVPSLISTSNPIRAAITPAMYPSIYSKVVIQGLTPTVPINLADMTNSMVQGWKADGQWPPKPQNLVLTNDAIVRPTNTSASKHPDTPAIPPSTADKDRNPPSSPESKRKSSIASTVRKVLHFSGFHPHPFHRRGSSSQHLSHPEDLPGAAEGSAVVEGDAEQADK, from the coding sequence ATGTCGGATGAATCTCGGGACGAGGCCATCCGCGAAGCCAAGCGATACGTCCGCGACGTTGTCCAAAACGACTGGTCCTTCGAATTTTCGGCAAAACCCGgtgcccctcctccaaagTACCCTGCGAACCCAGAGCCCACGGAAGTTCTGGAATGGCGAATTCGCGAATATGATAGCTCCGGATCAGAGCTTGAACCTCAGTTCTCGCCTGTCGCGAGTCCCGGGCCTCTAGAGGGGGGCGATGCTTTTGATGGCTTCTCAGGCGCTCTTAGCTCAGTGTCCTCAGAAGAAACCCGGCACACTGAGCGCCGGCGCAAGCGTCGCAGGCAGATGGAAGAGGAGATGAGTTGGAATGAAGGACTGCGTACATGGGTAGAGAGACGCGATGCATGGTCCGGGGCTCAGTCTCGAAAGCAGGTCAAGGCATGGGAGAGAAAACAGCGATCGGTGTCGGCGACTGGTACGGAGCTTGAGGGCAACACTGCGACTCCTGATTCAGATATCCAGAACACTTCAGGATTTCTTAACTCCAATCCAGTTGCTGTTCCGGCTACCAGGGAGACATCTAATCTCGCGTCGAAGACAGATGCTCTGAACATTACCCGAAAGGAAGATGATGCGCGGCGTATTCATGACAACGACGTCCAACCATCACTGGCTGGCCAGATTACTGTCAACGACGCAACTCAAGCCGAAATCACCACCAGCCCTATTACTGAGATAGCAGACTTATCAAAGCccctctccgcctccgcgGCCATCCCGGCAGCATCCCCGTCCACCAGttccacctcctcatccccctcGTCAGACACCTTCCACGACCCTCTTATCCCTGTCGTTCCCTCCCTtatctcaacctccaacccaATTCGCGCCGCCATAACCCCCGCAATGTACCCCTCCATCTACTCGAAGGTTGTCATCCAAGGCCTCACTCCTACCGTCCCAATAAATCTCGCGGACATGACAAATTCTATGGTCCAAGGCTGGAAAGCAGACGGACAGTGGCCTCCAAAGCCTCAAAATCTCGTACTAACTAACGACGCAATTGTCCGGCCCACCAATACCTCCGCTTCAAAACACCCCGATACTCCCGCTATTCCCCCATCAACAGCCGACAAGGACAGGAATCCGCCGAGCTCGCCGGAGTCAAAGCGCAAGTCCTCAATCGCGAGCACGGTGCGCAAGGTCTTGCATTTCTCAGGGTTCCACCCGCATCCATTCCACAGGCGTGGCTCGTCAAGCCAACATCTTTCACACCCTGAGGATCTCCCCGGGGCTGCCGAGGGCTCAGCAGTCGTGGAGGGGGATGCTGAACAAGCGGATAAATAA
- the GCN5_1 gene encoding bromodomain-containing protein (COG:B,K;~EggNog:ENOG410PMHJ;~InterPro:IPR036427,IPR001487,IPR037800,IPR016181, IPR000182,IPR018359;~PFAM:PF00439,PF13673,PF00583;~go_function: GO:0004402 - histone acetyltransferase activity [Evidence IEA];~go_function: GO:0005515 - protein binding [Evidence IEA];~go_function: GO:0008080 - N-acetyltransferase activity [Evidence IEA]): MMMADNSQDLHAAKHTIAERPDTAPDAKRIKSFHDEVAVPVVKPAAITRAISFPDKPAVVEERNGEIEYRVVNNDGSTESMVILTGLKCLFQKQLPKMPKDYIARLVYDRTHLSIAIVKRPLEVIGGISFREVRHRKFAEIVFCAVASDQQVKGYGAHLMAHLKDYVKATSPVMYFLTYADNYAIGYFQKQGFTKEITLDGSIWMGYIKDYEGGTLMQCSMVPRVRYLEVGRLLLKQRETVLAKMRPLSKSHIIHPPPQQWANGVSTPIDPLSIPAIRAAGWSPDMDELARQPRHGPHFNELRRFLNKIQNHKQAWPFLLPVSKDEVPDYYNVIESPMDLSTMEERLEKDSYTAPKDMVNDLKLVFSNCLKYNGPTTVYAKCAIKLEKYMWTLIKEIPEWLELLEK; this comes from the exons atgatgatggccGACAACAGTCAAGATCTCCACGCTGCAAAGCACACCATCGCCGAAAGACCGGATACTGCGCCTGATGCCAAAAGAATCAAAAGCTTCCATGATGAAGTGGCAGTACCAGTCGTTAAGCCTGCAGCTATAACACGAGCGATTTCGTTCCCGGATAAA CCAGCAGTTGTAGAAGAACGAAACGGCGAGATCGAATACAGGGTTGTTAACAATGATGGCTCTACAGAGAGTATGGTTATCTTAACGGGGCTCAAATGTCTGTTCCAGAAGCAACTTCCGAAAATGCCGAAAGATTACATCGCGCGTCTTGTCTATGACCGCACACACTTGTCCATCGCTATTGTCAAACGGCCCCTGGAAGTCATTGGTGGGATATCGTTTCGGGAAGTCCGACACCGCAAGTTTGCTGAAATCGTGTTTTGCGCAGTCGCGTCTGATCAGCAGGTGAAGGGATACGGTGCGCATCTCATGGCTCACTTGAAGGATTATGTCAAAGCCACATCACCAGTGATGTACTTTCTCACTTATGCCGACAATTATGCCATTGGGTATTTTCAAAAGCAAGGATTTACCAAGGAGATCACTCTCGACGGGTCTATCTGGATGGGTTACATCAAGGACTACGAAGGAGGAACACTCATGCAATGCTCCATGGTCCCTCGAGTACGGTATCTTGAAGTTGGCCGCTTGCTTCTAAAGCAGAGAGAAACAGTTCTAGCCAAAATGCGTCCGCTGAGCAAAAGTCACATTATCCACCCGCCACCCCAGCAATGGGCAAACGGCGTCTCTACTCCAATTGATCCGTTATCTATTCCTGCCATCCGGGCAGCTGGTTGGTCTCCCGACATGGATGAATTGGCGCGGCAGCCGCGCCATGGTCCTCATTTCAACGAGCTTCGACGTTTTCTCAACAAAATCCAAAACCACAAACAAGCATGGcccttcctcctcccggTCAGTAAAGATGAGGTTCCGGATTATTACAATGTCATTGAATCTCCCATGGACCTATCAACCATGGAAGAAAGATTGGAGAAAGATTCCTATACTGCCCCGAAAGACATGGTTAACGATCTGAAGTTGGTTTTCAGCAATTGTCTGAAGTACAATGGCCCAACAACGGTATATGCCAAGTGTGCCATCAAGTTGGAGAAATACATGTGGACACTGATCAAGGAGATTCCGGAGTGGCTTGAATTGCTCGAGAAATAA